Within the Anguilla rostrata isolate EN2019 chromosome 6, ASM1855537v3, whole genome shotgun sequence genome, the region CCTGTACTTTAAATTACAAGCTAACATCATTGAAGGCTATAAATCCTATCTGAACTAATATACAGATGCAAATATAAATCAGATTGCTTCCAAAATGCTCTTGCAACTTTTTTGATATAGCAATTAGCCAATGAAGTTATAAACCAAAAACGCAGGCGTTTCACAATATTTTGTGGCAAAGAGTTTCCCGTCTGGTGTGGGATCAGAGAAGGCGATTTCCTTCTTGGTCAGATGGCTTCCATACATGAAGGtgtttctgaggaaaaaaaatatcccaAAGTCTAGTTAGCCCAGTGACAGGATAAAAGAAGCAGAATTTTCGTTATAAACACAAGAGCTAAAGACATAAGGGTTGAGCTCTTAAGCTAGTGCTATGTTAACCAGTGTGTacttagagagaaaaaaacaaatctatttTCAAAGTTTCTCCTTTGACATTTACACTagtcaaatgaaacattttctcttCACTAGTTAAGTTACAGTGTAATCATTTTTACAGATAGAAAATGTTGCTGCACCTTGTTTGAAAACCTCAGGCTAAACACTGATTGGGAGGGTCGCACAAAATCGTATTTGATCAAGAAGTGGATTGTGGGCTAAATGTTTCAGACCCACCACCTTAACAGAAATCCTACCTTGCAGTGTCCAACAAGCGTGTGGCGATGCCCTTTCTCCTCATCAGACTGAACACCCAGATCCGGCTAATGCCGCAAATGGCCGTCTCTGGAGAGGTGGAGCAGCACCAGGCCCTGTGGTGGTCCATGAAGTCCTCTTTGGTCATGTCCTTGGTACGTTCTGGTTGCTCCAGTACCCTGTAGGCCTGTAAAAACCATCACAACATTAAACTTgtcaaataaaatcaagcatcAGAAGAATCCATATTCTTCAACATGTTACATAGCCTGTGGGCACATTCTCAGTGTACAAAGAGAAAGAACCCCATCTGACTAAAGTCCCAAGTTCTGTTCCAGTAATCTGGGCTGAAGTGTACCTGTAAGGCCTTACCTGTCTGATGTGTTCGGTGATCAGGCAGCCGACAACCATCTTGTCAGAGTTCACAAACAGGTACGTTTTAGCCTTGCTGGGACAACTGAGAGAGACCTGCTGAAATCCTAGTTCGTTGTCTGCAAGTTTCCGGACTTCTTCAGCCTGAAGAAAGTAATCGTTGGTAAACAAGCATGGAAAagtattcagcaaataaaaatggccAAATGCAACCATTTATCAATTTACCTTTTTAATGGCATATTTTGGATCTTCGGGGAGAACCATTATGATTTTTCCATCCCAAAATTCAGCTACCACTCGCTCTTTCTTCCAACCCTGCCAACGTAAGTACAATAAACATCAAGTGCACCAGAAATCAATTGCAACAAGCTGTTTTTAACGTTAAAGCAAACATCTGCAGCTTTGGTTCAGCTATGGAGGaaatacagtacaaaaacaTCGGCACACCTTAGAGgaaatacaaagtcaattaCCACAAACTTGATACTGTCCAGGAAGCGCTGGTGGAACTGTGTGTGCTGAAAGTTGTCTTCAAGACTGTCGGCACTATAGACCATGCCACAGGATGAGCACGTGGTGGCACCAAACTGCTTCTGGCCAGCATCCTGCAGACAACACAAGACAAGTCTTCACCGGGGCACAAGCCACAGCCTGGCAGTACACAGCCTAGAAAAGTAATCTTCCAACAGTCTTTCAAGAAGTCCAGACTGTTACGGTTCAATAATCTTTTAATGTGCCCCATGTTTTGTGGCACTCAGAGCACAAAACCACGGCTCAAAACTACGCACGATGATTAGCTGGTCGGGCGCCAGCTTCTCCTGCTCCTTTTTCCGGAGGCTTCTTGTTGCTGAGACGGTTAGTGTGGAAGGGGTGCTGCACTTCATTGGGGAAGCCAGACTCCGTTTCTTCAGGTGCCTTAATGAGGAATTTATACATTACAATTTGTTAGGATTTACAAAATTTGTTTAATGTCTTTTTATGAATTCTTCCAGTAGTGTAAAGAAAGAATAGCCCAAGATAGCTCTTACTTCTTGGCACCAAAGATGGGGTACACAGAGGGAGATTCTGCAGAAAtgaagacgggggggggggggggggggtaatgctTAACAGACATTGGTTCACCTCAACAAACTGCCGAAATATTTATGATTCACAAAACGTCATAATATTTCATAATCCATAAAGAACGCCATACCTTCTGGACTGCACTTTACAGCTGATAAATGGATGTCACTGATCTCAAACACTGTGTCCGATTCCTGTGTACTGAAGTCCTGGAAATCGAGAGGAAACGATGGGTAAAACTGCACTCAGAAACACCACTTAGAAGAGCTTGAGGTTTATGTGGCGAGGCAGAGCAACACATTTTGCACACTGCTGCAAAACGAGCATCAACTTTAATGTGCAGTTACCTGGAAGCTTGCGTCTGTTGCAGAGGACTCGGGACTAGAGGGGGTATCAGACCTCCTCAGAATAATCTTCACTTCCTTGACCAGCCCGTACTTCTTTGACAGGGCAGAAGGTGACAGGGCCTCTGGGGCTCTTTGTTCACTCTGAACCTGCTTCTCCTGGACACAGCCAACGGACGTGGACTCCTCAATGTCTGCATGTTCAGCTTGCGGCTGAGGAACCTCAACCGGCTTCTTCACAAAAACGGCATTTCGCAAAGGAGACGGTGCCGTCTTCTTGGGCTCACAAATTTTCTCCTTTGCCGGAACCTGGACTCGGTTTTTCTCCACCTTAGCGACTGGCTTGAGCTTAGTGGATTTCTGAATGGATTTTTTGTACATCGTGTTAGCCCTTTTCCCAGTGCTGAAGAAAGCAGCTCCCACAAACAGCTTTGGCTTCGGCTTGGCTTTCATGCTGCTGAATGTCACAGAGGGAAATTTGTACGGCTCTCTCTGCTGGCCGCCATTTCCACCTTCAATTCCTGCACTTTTTTTAAAGGCGACGGTCCCCTTCGGGCTTGTCGTCAGAGTTGGAGAAGAGGCAACCCGTTTGGCCCTTTTGCCTTTCCCAGATTTCAGCCTCCCTGCAGACTTGGGGGGACTGAACAGGCTTGTGCTGGATTTGCTGCCGAGGGGTTTGCTATCATTTAGTAGCTTTCTCTCCAGGGGCGTCAGATAGAGTGCTTTCCTCTTGCTGTAGAAGCACCCAGTTCCTACGGAGGTCTTGAATGGGGAAGCTCTCTTGGGAGAGCCTTTCAGTGGGGACGGCAGGCACAGCTCCCTAGGGGCCAGGGGAGAACAGGCAGGGGAGCTCCTTTGGCGTCTGGGTGAAGCAGATTTCTGGGGTGATGGGAaattctctttctccctgcgAACATGCCCCTTATTTCCCAGGGGAGACTGTGGCAGCCTGGGAGACTTCCGTCTGAGGGGAGAACCTCCGTTCAGAGCATGCTTCTTTGCTGGGCTGCTAGAAAGATGacatttacaaaattatgagAATGCGACTAAATGTACAAGAATGCCGTCACTACACACTAGACCGGTATCACCACAAGAGCTTACCTCTCAGAGCTGACAGAACAACGCTTCCTTTTACTGGTTGTACAGTAAGGCAGCATTTTCAGTTCGGACTGGCCTTCTGCAGAacgagataaaaaaaatataagtaaTACGTTTAAACAGTTTACCGTGTTTGGGGCTAAATAAATCGGGCTAATGACATTGTGTTCTGGGTTATGCCAAATTAATACAAAAACCAGTCACATACCCACCCCACCACTACACTGAATGTTAAAAGCTAACTAAACTGTTCGCTAACGTTCGAAGTCCACCTACAAATGTTAGGTTGCTGGTAGTTCTGAGTAATATGATATCTCACGCAAATTGTAGTCTGAACACCCTCTTTCAGTAAATAACCTATGGATAATTTGATCGAATTCATCAGATTAGTTAGCTAGCCGGTATCTAGCAGGCAAAATTCATTAAATTCATAGCCACGCTAGCTAACGTGGCCAGGTTAgtccagaaaatgtatttaattacacTTAAATATGTTAAgagtattttaataaatgtatccTACAGGCACTTAACTCAGGTAAATGACAATAACATACTTTCGTTACGCATTTAGCTATCGATAGCTAGGAACGTCGCGCCAACTGAGTAGGTTTGAGCGAGGATTCGAGATCTCCAAACTTGGCGGGAGATTAGGGAGCAATTTGTTTTAAGTACTAACATTAGCGAACTGgctgagaaacaaacacaacaaaacaagcGTACATTAACTACTTAATAATAAGTTAAGATCTTGTCTTTTATTGTTTAggcttgttagctagctaagcaaCTAGACGTAGTCAGGGCGATCTGGCAGCTAAACGTATTTGTAGCACTAACCTAACGAAGAGAGTTCAGCTACGACAAACAATCTAACGTTACCGTTAGTCCACCAACTAACTAGCTTCAAACTCAGCATGCAGATGAAGCAAACAACTTTACATATATGAATGCCACAATACAAAATTGGAACATAACGACGACAACATCGGCTAACGCGTCTGTGACTGAGCCTGTTGGATTTCGTTCAGCTAACTTAACAGCTTGCTAACATTGCTGCTTATCAGTCAATTACAGCTAGCCAGTTAACACGATGGTAAGTAAACATGAGGATACATCTCATTTATATTTGGGAAAGCAAACACGAATAGACATGCCTACCAGTCAGATAGTGATTCCGTAtccttgtttaaaatgtttctattttacTTTGAGTACAAACCAGCGAGAAACCTCACACTCGCGGTTCTTTTGAGAGCTGTTTTGAATAGCGCGCCACGAAAACTCTCAGTCTAACTATGGCTGTGACGCATTTGATAAAGGGAGGAGTTTCTGTGTAACTAGCATTCTTGTTCCTATACAATTTTTTTAAGCTAAGAAAGGTAACTGTCAGATTCCAGGGTGTCTGGAAATACTTTGTGTAGCAAGTAGTGAACTGTATTTGGGTAGTTTTATTGGCAATTTCTATTGCATCggaaataatcatttttgtaataaattatccattgcacatttaacattacttaGTGCTAACCATGGAAATAGTTGGTTGGACAATTACGTAGATACATTAAAACTGTGAAATGCACAATCCTAGACTGATCGCCCCACATGCTAATACCCCTTGGCTTTTAAACATGCCGAACCAATTCTTGTTGGACACTTGGGTGTTTAGTTCATCGCCTAACCGTTCATTTCAGTTCGGATTTAAATTGCATCTGGACTGTGATTCAATCTCccattttagattttaattttttttttgcaaaaaagaaaaggctaaTGTTGCATGAATTCAAATAAacgaaaaaagtatttttatttaaagcgtTTGAAGATCGATTCTACAAATTTGAACTTTGAAATATCATATTTGctacattaaaatgttatttttgtgtagTACAGAAATTATCCAGAAGGTGGCTCTAGAACTCAGTTTAATCAATCCATTTAAAACTTACAACCAGAATGCTGAATGGGAGTCtcaacaaaattttttaaaatttaatttaattttaagtgCTACGTGTtagtttatatattatattattggaTTCAGTGATGTGTACCTAATTTTACCTATTTTTACCATAAGAGCAGTCTTGATAATTTTGTATTGCACGCaatgtgtatttttctgatgGAAAAAGCTGCACCCTTTCTAAGTTTTTAAACAACATGTCAATGTTTTCACTGTGCTTTCTGCACTATTCCAACTTTCCTGTGAGCTTTACCTCAGCATCCAGACAGGGCGGTTTAATGTTGTGGTTggcatgattttaaaatgcacgcCTGTCTGCACTGTTAATGTCATGGCTGAGGTTGCCAAAGTTTGTATTCATGCAAATCCTCGGCCTTCTTTTAAGTTTAAAAACTGAAGGAATCTAGGTAAAGGTCTCATCTGAGTATGAAGCACCATTGTTGTGATGGTTTTCAGTTTAGTGACAGACGAGCTGTATTTCAGGGAATGGACATTAAACACACTCTGCAAAACAGTGCCAAGTGTCCTCAAGCGATTATTATGGGCAGGATCGAACTCCCACCTGCTGTTTTTCAGACAAAAGTGTAACATTTGTTCGTTTCTAAACACGACTGGtatctgcagctgtgtgtgatcggccccccgcccccagctaaAAGTACTAAATAACTAATGTGTAGTCCCCTTCCCAAGGGCAAACGTGAAATAACATCATGAGATGACTGGATGATCCTAATGCATAAACTTCCTTCAGGGTTTTAATTTCATCTGACATCTGAGTAAACAAGTCTTTGCAACCAAAGTCAGaagccaaaaagaaaagacagttGTTTTGCATCTGGTCTGCGCAGGATTTGGTCCTGGCGAAACTGGGGAAAAGGCTGTTTCCCCCAGTAATGGGGTGACCGTTAGTTACCATAGGACCAGGTCTGTGTTTACAAAACAGTGACCCTTAAAAAATGGGCCTCTCCATTCATTTTAGAGTATAGAATACATTAATTGCATcgacatttaaatgtatgtcaCATGTGTTCCATGACTTCCATGAGTTTTACCACCGGTGGATTTTTAATTCTACATGATTGGctgttgtgaaatatattttcaggtGCCCCAGTGATGCAATTTTAATTGCAGGCCATTGTGGAGTGACTAATGCATTGAAATAGTCTGTGGATATGCCAGAGGTTGAGAGATGATGATGTCAGCTTGATTCAGCTGGTTGAGTACAGGACTGGGCAGGTCTTCTGCATAACCGATACAAAACtatcctttttattttcagtattactGAACTCTTAAACAAGTCAGCCTGCAGTATCACTGTTTATCCACATAAACAGGGCGGGTCATGGTGGACGCTAAGTTAATTAGCGAGGCGTGTTGCGATCTGTTCACCAGCTGTTTGTTAATCTCTGAGGCTGCCCAGCACTGTGCAGTTCTGCGCATCTTCTCGCCTTCCACTCTGTCAGACACCATTACGCTTTTtgggtttcattattttttcacatgatCTGAGACCAATGGGCAGCAGCATGTTGAAATACGTTGAAAAGGTGTTATAAGATGATGCATCTTAATGGCGTAAGTTAAATGAAAGGGAATTGTACTCACTGCCTTGCATCATTAAAGAGctaaatacaaaacagaagttctatattcagaaaaaaaagctttgtcgGTTCAAGCGTAGTTCAGCATTGCATATGGTCAGGTGAATGCAGGCTAATCTAATAAAATTGTAGCCCTTTTCTTTGGCTTCCAAAAATCCCTTTTAGATTATAGACTGAACCACATCAAGGCCTGGAATGTGAGTCTTGTTTCCACTTCAACTGAACCTTCTGTCAGACCTTTCCTGACACTTTGCAGTGCACACCTGGATAAGGCCAGGTACAAGGCACATCTGGACCAATACACCCTACCAAGCAGGGAGGAGCTTTGcttaaaaatgacattgaaaAGAAGGCAAGCAATGCAaagtttttcagaaaaataagctGCAGATGGGCATCCCTTAAGAAATATTTCTGACCCTCATACATTCTGTATCTGTTCACAGGGCCAGATACAGGTTTAGGATTGTGGAAGCAAGGCAAAAGAAAcctgctgtgtcattttaacACCGTATGTCTTTATTCATTCtctgccactagatggcgactTCAACCATGTAAGAAAATGCTGTGGCAACCCTGTTTTCTAATTAGTAATTGATTAAGttttaataaacaaagaaatagcGAAACCCCAGGGCACTGAAACAATATGAGTAAGGATTTcaatttaaagtaatttaacATGAGAATGTTAAACTGTGTCATTGCTAATGACTCCTACTGAcaatatttattgtgttttcatgTACTTTTAAGAATGCTTCCAGGACTGAGAGAGGAACTCTCCtatgtttatttgaaaatgaactgtTTAGTTGTGAATGACTGGATTTGAATGCTAGTGTATTATAAATAGGTATTAAAAAGGAGCTTTTTGGCCTAAACTTCTACATGTTAGAGAGTGATTAGTGATCCATCCtctaaatagattttttttgtagttggTTGTGAATCATGGGACATATAAATGGCCTGGATTACTTTGTCATGAAAACTGTTCtcctataaaaaaataattatgtttcttGGTCGAGCGACAGGATTTAAAAGTAAGCTGTGTGGGAAAGGTTAcccaaaatacagaaaataaatcaataaacagTAATCTTTCTGGAAGTGTCATCCAAAAGGCAAGGATTATTTGCAGGACTTTTAGGTCCAGATTTTTCATTTGACTtcaatattgttattatttccaTTGGCAAGGTTATTATAAGGGGCCTTCGTCTGtaattattacaataataaaattgcTTTAGAAGTCATTTTTGTGCTCAGTATGGGGCACTTGCAGGATAATATCTCCTTCAGAAACACTTTAGATTTGCCATGCAGCTAGAAgattctagaaaaaaaaaaaacgaaacttTTTATTGGGTATCCAAACTAGCCTTCCTTCTACTGAAGCTTTTGATGCAtgcagacagagggaaagggcaTCTGCCTCCTGTCAGAAAGGGGAAGCGTTTACCCTTTGAGGAAGAGTGGCACAATGCGGACAGCACAGGAGCTGTTTGagagtctgaaaaaaaaacagtgggtTCTTTTTGCGGTGGGAAGCGTCGCCGTGCTGCCAGAGCAGCCGAGGCCTGGGTGGAAAGTATGAGCTCCCCCTGTCACCTACGATGGCCCTTTCTCGTGTGGACAAGCCGGGTTTGTGTTTATAGGAAACACTCAGTCATCCTCTTCGCCTGGACCAACGCAGAGGTCCTGGCAGGGCTTCAGAGCGAGCGCTCAAACCTAGCTCCGTCCCAGACCCTGCCTGGAAAATGGGAGACACACAGTGGAAAGCTAGACTTCGATACAATTATATACAGGAAgtttactgggggggggggggtttaaaaatgtaaccgaTTCTTATTTGCTCTCAGAATTTATGAGGCAACAAGCTAGCGCCTGAACCCGAAAGAAAAGCTAATGTTCTGCTACACTTGTAATATGAGAaagctttgtttcttttttttggatgtgTAGTTTATTTTATCACCACATTAGTTCCTCGCGTGTCTCGTCAAACGAACGGGGCCGGCGCGTGTGTGAAGGAGACCAGGTGGACCTCGCGGTGCGCGGAGGGGCGCGACTCAAATATTATCCTTTTGGCCTtcctctgaaaacaaaatggctggcgCTCTGCCTGTGTATGCATTGTCCGCCTTGCAGgggtgacaaaaaaagaaagccctTGCTGTGTAACCCAAGCGATGCCAAGACAGCCCCATGCCATGCTGGACAATACAAAGCCCTGGCATGCAGTTTAAACTATACATGGGGACCAGAAAAGTTTCCCTAGATGTGTACTTGAGTCCCAATGGAGGCCTCATTTGGCTATGTGCTATCCAGCGGTGACCGTAAAGCAGGCCTGTGGTTGGCTGGCGCCGGCGAcgaccacacacagacagagtggcCCCCGGAGGGCTGGCGGTGCGAGCCCCCGGTCCGCCCCGCAAACAGAGAGGATGTGCAGCCCGAGCCCAGGTCCTCCCTCCTCGGCTAGGCCTGCTGGAGGCtccaacaaaagcaaacaagccCATAAAATGGAGGcctgggagtggggggggggggggtgctgtctTTGGACGCGTTTGAATCTGACGCGAGGGA harbors:
- the esco2 gene encoding N-acetyltransferase ESCO2 isoform X5: MLPYCTTSKRKRCSVSSESPAKKHALNGGSPLRRKSPRLPQSPLGNKGHVRREKENFPSPQKSASPRRQRSSPACSPLAPRELCLPSPLKGSPKRASPFKTSVGTGCFYSKRKALYLTPLERKLLNDSKPLGSKSSTSLFSPPKSAGRLKSGKGKRAKRVASSPTLTTSPKGTVAFKKSAGIEGGNGGQQREPYKFPSVTFSSMKAKPKPKLFVGAAFFSTGKRANTMYKKSIQKSTKLKPVAKVEKNRVQVPAKEKICEPKKTAPSPLRNAVFVKKPVEVPQPQAEHADIEESTSVGCVQEKQVQSEQRAPEALSPSALSKKYGLVKEVKIILRRSDTPSSPESSATDASFQDFSTQESDTVFEISDIHLSAVKCSPEESPSVYPIFGAKKHLKKRSLASPMKCSTPSTLTVSATRSLRKKEQEKLAPDQLIIDAGQKQFGATTCSSCGMVYSADSLEDNFQHTQFHQRFLDSIKFVGWKKERVVAEFWDGKIIMVLPEDPKYAIKKAEEVRKLADNELGFQQVSLSCPSKAKTYLFVNSDKMVVGCLITEHIRQAYRVLEQPERTKDMTKEDFMDHHRAWCCSTSPETAICGISRIWVFSLMRRKGIATRLLDTARNTFMYGSHLTKKEIAFSDPTPDGKLFATKYCETPAFLVYNFIG
- the esco2 gene encoding N-acetyltransferase ESCO2 isoform X2, whose amino-acid sequence is MLSLKLVSWWTNGNVRLFVVAELSSLEGQSELKMLPYCTTSKRKRCSVSSESPAKKHALNGGSPLRRKSPRLPQSPLGNKGHVRREKENFPSPQKSASPRRQRSSPACSPLAPRELCLPSPLKGSPKRASPFKTSVGTGCFYSKRKALYLTPLERKLLNDSKPLGSKSSTSLFSPPKSAGRLKSGKGKRAKRVASSPTLTTSPKGTVAFKKSAGIEGGNGGQQREPYKFPSVTFSSMKAKPKPKLFVGAAFFSTGKRANTMYKKSIQKSTKLKPVAKVEKNRVQVPAKEKICEPKKTAPSPLRNAVFVKKPVEVPQPQAEHADIEESTSVGCVQEKQVQSEQRAPEALSPSALSKKYGLVKEVKIILRRSDTPSSPESSATDASFQDFSTQESDTVFEISDIHLSAVKCSPEESPSVYPIFGAKKHLKKRSLASPMKCSTPSTLTVSATRSLRKKEQEKLAPDQLIIDAGQKQFGATTCSSCGMVYSADSLEDNFQHTQFHQRFLDSIKFVGWKKERVVAEFWDGKIIMVLPEDPKYAIKKAEEVRKLADNELGFQQVSLSCPSKAKTYLFVNSDKMVVGCLITEHIRQAYRVLEQPERTKDMTKEDFMDHHRAWCCSTSPETAICGISRIWVFSLMRRKGIATRLLDTARNTFMYGSHLTKKEIAFSDPTPDGKLFATKYCETPAFLVYNFIG
- the esco2 gene encoding N-acetyltransferase ESCO2 isoform X1, producing the protein MLSLKLVSWWTNGNVRLFVVAELSSLEGQSELKMLPYCTTSKRKRCSVSSESSPAKKHALNGGSPLRRKSPRLPQSPLGNKGHVRREKENFPSPQKSASPRRQRSSPACSPLAPRELCLPSPLKGSPKRASPFKTSVGTGCFYSKRKALYLTPLERKLLNDSKPLGSKSSTSLFSPPKSAGRLKSGKGKRAKRVASSPTLTTSPKGTVAFKKSAGIEGGNGGQQREPYKFPSVTFSSMKAKPKPKLFVGAAFFSTGKRANTMYKKSIQKSTKLKPVAKVEKNRVQVPAKEKICEPKKTAPSPLRNAVFVKKPVEVPQPQAEHADIEESTSVGCVQEKQVQSEQRAPEALSPSALSKKYGLVKEVKIILRRSDTPSSPESSATDASFQDFSTQESDTVFEISDIHLSAVKCSPEESPSVYPIFGAKKHLKKRSLASPMKCSTPSTLTVSATRSLRKKEQEKLAPDQLIIDAGQKQFGATTCSSCGMVYSADSLEDNFQHTQFHQRFLDSIKFVGWKKERVVAEFWDGKIIMVLPEDPKYAIKKAEEVRKLADNELGFQQVSLSCPSKAKTYLFVNSDKMVVGCLITEHIRQAYRVLEQPERTKDMTKEDFMDHHRAWCCSTSPETAICGISRIWVFSLMRRKGIATRLLDTARNTFMYGSHLTKKEIAFSDPTPDGKLFATKYCETPAFLVYNFIG
- the esco2 gene encoding N-acetyltransferase ESCO2 isoform X3, whose protein sequence is MRNEKGQSELKMLPYCTTSKRKRCSVSSESSPAKKHALNGGSPLRRKSPRLPQSPLGNKGHVRREKENFPSPQKSASPRRQRSSPACSPLAPRELCLPSPLKGSPKRASPFKTSVGTGCFYSKRKALYLTPLERKLLNDSKPLGSKSSTSLFSPPKSAGRLKSGKGKRAKRVASSPTLTTSPKGTVAFKKSAGIEGGNGGQQREPYKFPSVTFSSMKAKPKPKLFVGAAFFSTGKRANTMYKKSIQKSTKLKPVAKVEKNRVQVPAKEKICEPKKTAPSPLRNAVFVKKPVEVPQPQAEHADIEESTSVGCVQEKQVQSEQRAPEALSPSALSKKYGLVKEVKIILRRSDTPSSPESSATDASFQDFSTQESDTVFEISDIHLSAVKCSPEESPSVYPIFGAKKHLKKRSLASPMKCSTPSTLTVSATRSLRKKEQEKLAPDQLIIDAGQKQFGATTCSSCGMVYSADSLEDNFQHTQFHQRFLDSIKFVGWKKERVVAEFWDGKIIMVLPEDPKYAIKKAEEVRKLADNELGFQQVSLSCPSKAKTYLFVNSDKMVVGCLITEHIRQAYRVLEQPERTKDMTKEDFMDHHRAWCCSTSPETAICGISRIWVFSLMRRKGIATRLLDTARNTFMYGSHLTKKEIAFSDPTPDGKLFATKYCETPAFLVYNFIG
- the esco2 gene encoding N-acetyltransferase ESCO2 isoform X4, which codes for MLPYCTTSKRKRCSVSSESSPAKKHALNGGSPLRRKSPRLPQSPLGNKGHVRREKENFPSPQKSASPRRQRSSPACSPLAPRELCLPSPLKGSPKRASPFKTSVGTGCFYSKRKALYLTPLERKLLNDSKPLGSKSSTSLFSPPKSAGRLKSGKGKRAKRVASSPTLTTSPKGTVAFKKSAGIEGGNGGQQREPYKFPSVTFSSMKAKPKPKLFVGAAFFSTGKRANTMYKKSIQKSTKLKPVAKVEKNRVQVPAKEKICEPKKTAPSPLRNAVFVKKPVEVPQPQAEHADIEESTSVGCVQEKQVQSEQRAPEALSPSALSKKYGLVKEVKIILRRSDTPSSPESSATDASFQDFSTQESDTVFEISDIHLSAVKCSPEESPSVYPIFGAKKHLKKRSLASPMKCSTPSTLTVSATRSLRKKEQEKLAPDQLIIDAGQKQFGATTCSSCGMVYSADSLEDNFQHTQFHQRFLDSIKFVGWKKERVVAEFWDGKIIMVLPEDPKYAIKKAEEVRKLADNELGFQQVSLSCPSKAKTYLFVNSDKMVVGCLITEHIRQAYRVLEQPERTKDMTKEDFMDHHRAWCCSTSPETAICGISRIWVFSLMRRKGIATRLLDTARNTFMYGSHLTKKEIAFSDPTPDGKLFATKYCETPAFLVYNFIG